CGAGCCCCTCACGGTCGCGACCGGGCCGCAGTTGAACGTCCCCGGCCAGCCGGCGTACACGCCGCTGCCAGGCCAGGATTTCTTGGTCACCGTCAACGTCGCCAACCAGGGCGACCTGTTCGCTCATGGCTGCAGCGCGCAGCTCGCAGTCCCCGCAGGCATCACGTTGGTCTCGGGAGCTAATCCGCAGCCCCTGGGCGCCATCCCGAGCGGCGCCGGCACATCGGCGGCCTGGACGCTGAGAGTTGACACCCCCGGCACCTATTCCATCGGCGTCACCGCCGCCAGCTCCTCCTACGGCGAGTCCTGGGGCGCGCCGGGATCGGTCAAGGTGGTGGCCGACACGCCCCGACTGACCGGCGGCGGCTGCGATCCCTCCGATCCCGCGCACTACGGCGCGGGCACCATCTTCCGTTTCCGCGTCCACTACTACCACCCCGCGGGCACGCCCCCGAGCGCGATCACGGTGGCCGTTGACGACGCGCCGCACGCGATGACGTTGGCGACCGGCAGTGCCTTCGACGGAGACTATGAGTACTCCACGCCGCTGCCCCTCGGCACCCACACCTACTACTTCTGGTGCGACGATGGCGCCGGCCATACTGCGCGCCTGCCCGACGCGGGAACCCTGGCGGGCCCGTTCCTATGTCGCGCTCTGATCAATGACAACGCGCCCTGGACCTCGACCCCGACGGTAAACGCTCGCATCTACGCCCGCGGCGCCTCCGAGGTTTACCTCAAGAACACTTACGCCGCGCCGTGGCAGGGCCCCTACGCTTACACGCCGGGCAGCGATTCCACGGTCATCGCGTGGACGCTGGCGGCCGGCAGCGACGGGCCCCGCGCGGTGTACGCAATGTGCCAGACCGCTGACGCCCAGCCGTCGAATACGTCGGTGGACGTCATTGATCTCGACTCCACCGCCGCCCCCATCGTCAAGTCCGTCACCATCAACAGCGGCGCGGCGTTCACTGTCACGCCTGACGTCACGGTCACCGTCTATCCTGACTGCGCCACCGACGTGCGCTTCAAGAACCGCTACGCCGACCCGTGGGGGTCTTGGCAGCCGCTGAGCCGGTGCGACTACGGGCAGTTCGCGCGCACCTTGGCCGCGGGGGGTGACGGCCCGCGCGTGGTCTATGTCCAGGCGCGGGATCACCACGGCCTGCTGTCATCGGTGCGCTACGACTCGATTGATCTCGACACCACCGCCGCGCCGATCATCAAAGGCTTCAACATCAACGGCAATGCGCCGACCACCATCAGCCCCAACGTCGCGCTCACCGTCTATCCCGACTGTGCGGCGTCGGTGCGATTCAAGAATCGCTATGCCGACCCGTGGGGGTCTTGGCAGTCGCTGAGCCAGTGCAACTACGGCCAGTTCGCGTGGACGCTGGCGGCGGGCGCGGACGGAGCGCGCGCGGTGTACGCCCAGGTGCAGGATCGCCATGGCAACCTGTCCGCCCTGCGCGCTGACACCATCGAGCTTTTCGCCGGCGGGTGAGGCGGCGCGCGGTGCGCGCCCCGCCTTTCTCTGCGGCAGGGACTTCGCGATGACGCCCCGAAGTGGTAGCGCGTGGAGCGAGAAGGATTCCCGGAACGCGCGCCGGATGACGCGCTCGAGGTTGACGCTGCGTCCGTGAGCCTGCCCGGCGTGGCGGCGGTCGCGGGACCGATAGTTGACAACGTCGCCCGCGTCATCTTCGGCAAGCGCGAGGTCATTGAAGAGGCGCTGGTGGCGCTGCTCTGCGCCGGGCATGTGCTGTTTGAGGACGTGCCCGGCGTGGGCAAGACCATGCTCGCGCGCGCCTTCGCCATCTCGCTCGGGTGCACGTACAAGCGCATCCAGTTCACTCCCGACCTGCTGCCCTCCGACGTCACCGGGGTCTCCATCTACGACCAGCGGCGCCAGGAGTTTCGCTTCGTTCCCGGGCCCGTCTTCGCCCACGTGGTGCTGGCCGACGAGATCAATCGCGCCAGCCCTAAGACCCAGTCGGCGCTGCTGGAGTGCATGGAGGAGAAGCAGGTCACGGCGGATGGCGTCGCCCACCCCATGTCGCGGCCGTTCGTGGTCATGGCGACCGAGAACCCCATCGAGTACGAGGGCACCTACCCGCTGCCGGAGTCGCAGCTCGACCGCTTCATGATGCGCCTGCGGCTGGGCTACCCCAGCCGCGAGGCTGAGCGCGCAGTGGTGGTGGAGCAG
Above is a genomic segment from Armatimonadota bacterium containing:
- a CDS encoding MoxR family ATPase, which encodes MEREGFPERAPDDALEVDAASVSLPGVAAVAGPIVDNVARVIFGKREVIEEALVALLCAGHVLFEDVPGVGKTMLARAFAISLGCTYKRIQFTPDLLPSDVTGVSIYDQRRQEFRFVPGPVFAHVVLADEINRASPKTQSALLECMEEKQVTADGVAHPMSRPFVVMATENPIEYEGTYPLPESQLDRFMMRLRLGYPSREAERAVVVEQQREHPIARIGAVTDAASVLAMQRAVREVRVEERAQEYILDLVAHTRAHPQIYLGASPRGSLHLFRTAQALAAVSGRDYVLPDDIKRLAPAVLGHRVIVRPEARIAGVGAADLVAEIVAAVAVD